Proteins encoded by one window of Chryseobacterium foetidum:
- a CDS encoding META domain-containing protein codes for MKKTISIFIGFLCLGLLVNCSSAKIKNEQIQRQWMLVSFKNFTKEELVKSKAEINLTSEIKDKKIQGGAFMGCNRMFFTAEMTSKNKIEISGLGSTLMACENMKLEDEFSKEFKKVKNYQIEGHFLILSDEDGNQMKFVAADWD; via the coding sequence ATGAAAAAGACAATATCAATATTTATCGGCTTTTTATGTTTGGGATTGCTGGTAAACTGCTCATCAGCAAAGATTAAAAATGAGCAAATCCAAAGACAGTGGATGCTGGTCTCTTTTAAAAATTTCACCAAAGAAGAATTGGTTAAAAGTAAAGCTGAAATCAATCTAACCTCAGAAATTAAGGATAAAAAAATACAGGGTGGTGCATTCATGGGCTGCAACAGAATGTTTTTTACCGCTGAGATGACATCCAAAAATAAAATAGAAATTTCAGGGTTAGGTTCTACTTTAATGGCCTGTGAAAACATGAAACTGGAAGATGAATTTTCTAAAGAATTTAAAAAAGTGAAAAATTATCAGATTGAAGGTCATTTTCTAATCTTGTCTGATGAAGATGGTAATCAAATGAAATTTGTAGCAGCCGATTGGGATTAA
- a CDS encoding tetratricopeptide repeat-containing sensor histidine kinase, with protein MKFRLFIFVFVPLALFAQSSSKTANDQKALLTKLPDEKRFEIHQKLVDIYRTYNPDSCLIYTKKNLELITKNNWQSKKGKVLLGLVSYATEKNQINDGVRYNKESEKINLKNKDNYSLADNYYMYGRLFHLKADHKNAVANYLKAVDLAEKSKNSRIVSSAYRSLAFLYLDESDEKKAYENINKAIKSAQQAKTSDELGFCYGVLAEMERSLGKTKNAEKNFLLADRYFKENQNEYGRAWLLTNWSLLDVSNVDKSYQMQKEAQSIWDRISPHHYMSVANHYNTGFSYMDFYLNFSVYSKKHGFSKQELLEKAMQEFKISKEIAQKNNNQQWVMFNHLGMSELYKITKDIDNYAKNINEYYSIKDSVYSQDRKNEMAKLESMKVVEQKNKEIAFNKLVIKNKEREKWLYLLGLASFFIIVILLFFMYRQSKKNSDRLTRLNKELETANKTKIKFFGILNHDLRSPVAGLIHFLHLQKDAPEMMDAETRLRLENKTIDASEKLLQQMEDLLLWSKGQMDHFSPEITKIEVKEIFDDIKNNFTWTEDIIFEFDFPENLTVKTDFEYLKTITRNLTNNAVKVLEEKQDRKTISWKAVENPEYVCLTISDNGKGASQEKFKALFDDTVAVGIKKGLGLHLIRDMSKAIGISLEVHSETGSGSEISLRIKKI; from the coding sequence ATGAAATTCAGGCTGTTCATATTTGTTTTTGTTCCTCTTGCCCTTTTTGCGCAGAGTTCATCAAAGACGGCCAATGATCAGAAAGCATTATTAACAAAGCTTCCGGATGAAAAAAGATTTGAAATTCATCAGAAACTCGTTGATATCTACAGAACCTATAATCCTGACAGCTGTCTCATCTACACCAAAAAAAATCTCGAACTCATTACCAAAAACAACTGGCAAAGCAAAAAAGGGAAAGTCCTGCTGGGACTTGTGAGTTACGCAACCGAAAAAAATCAGATCAATGACGGTGTACGTTACAATAAGGAATCTGAAAAAATAAATCTCAAAAACAAAGACAACTATTCTCTAGCCGACAATTATTATATGTACGGCAGGCTTTTTCACTTAAAAGCAGACCATAAAAATGCTGTTGCCAATTATCTTAAAGCTGTTGATCTCGCAGAAAAAAGTAAAAATTCCCGCATTGTAAGCAGCGCTTACCGAAGCCTCGCCTTTCTCTATCTTGATGAATCTGATGAGAAAAAAGCCTACGAAAACATTAATAAAGCCATTAAATCAGCCCAACAGGCAAAAACTTCTGACGAACTGGGATTCTGCTACGGCGTTTTGGCAGAGATGGAAAGGAGTTTAGGCAAAACTAAAAATGCAGAGAAAAATTTTCTTTTGGCAGACAGGTATTTTAAAGAAAATCAAAATGAATATGGCCGTGCGTGGCTTTTGACCAACTGGTCTTTACTTGATGTTTCAAATGTGGATAAAAGCTATCAAATGCAGAAGGAAGCACAGTCTATCTGGGACAGAATTTCACCTCATCATTATATGTCGGTAGCCAATCATTACAACACGGGATTCTCTTACATGGATTTTTACCTAAACTTTTCGGTCTACAGCAAAAAGCATGGTTTTTCTAAACAAGAACTGCTCGAAAAAGCAATGCAGGAGTTCAAAATCAGCAAAGAGATTGCTCAGAAAAACAACAATCAGCAATGGGTAATGTTTAATCATCTTGGCATGTCTGAACTTTACAAGATTACAAAAGACATAGATAACTACGCTAAAAACATCAACGAATATTACAGCATCAAAGATTCGGTGTACTCACAGGACAGGAAAAACGAGATGGCCAAGCTGGAAAGCATGAAAGTGGTTGAACAAAAGAATAAGGAAATTGCCTTCAACAAGCTGGTCATTAAAAATAAAGAAAGAGAAAAATGGCTTTATCTTCTGGGTTTAGCCTCCTTTTTCATCATTGTAATTCTCCTTTTCTTTATGTACAGACAAAGTAAGAAAAACAGCGACAGACTTACGAGACTTAATAAAGAACTTGAAACCGCCAATAAAACTAAAATTAAATTTTTCGGAATTTTAAATCACGACCTTCGCAGTCCGGTTGCGGGGCTGATTCATTTTTTACACCTGCAGAAAGACGCTCCCGAGATGATGGATGCCGAAACCCGTTTGCGTTTGGAAAACAAAACCATCGACGCCTCAGAAAAACTTCTTCAGCAAATGGAAGACCTTCTGCTATGGAGTAAAGGCCAGATGGATCATTTTTCGCCGGAGATTACCAAAATTGAAGTGAAAGAAATTTTTGACGACATCAAAAACAATTTCACATGGACGGAAGATATCATTTTTGAATTTGATTTTCCGGAGAATCTAACTGTTAAAACCGATTTTGAATACCTCAAAACCATCACCCGAAATCTCACCAACAACGCCGTAAAAGTGCTGGAAGAAAAACAGGACAGGAAAACAATCAGCTGGAAAGCCGTGGAAAACCCAGAATATGTCTGCCTTACCATTTCAGACAACGGAAAAGGTGCGTCTCAGGAAAAATTTAAAGCGCTTTTTGATGATACTGTTGCGGTCGGAATTAAAAAAGGACTTGGATTGCACCTCATCAGAGACATGAGCAAAGCGATCGGCATTTCACTCGAGGTACATTCTGAAACCGGTAGCGGAAGTGAAATTTCGTTAAGGATTAAAAAAATCTAA
- the hflX gene encoding GTPase HflX has product MLEKKQHNYEKAVLVGVVTQNQDAEKLQEYMDELEFLAHTAGATIDRRFTQNLTQPDSKTFVGSGKAQEIKEYVKENGIGTIIFDDELSPSQLKNLEKEIEVKILDRTNLILDIFAQRAQTSYARTQVELAQYQYLLPRLSKMWSHLDKQKGGIGMRGPGETEIETDRRIIRDRISLLKDKLKIIDKQMATQRNNRGKVVRAALVGYTNVGKSTLMNAISKSEVFAENKLFATLDTTVRKVVIGNLPFLLTDTVGFIRKLPTQLVESFKSTLDEVREADLLIHVVDISHESFDDHIESVNQILMEINAHQKPMIMVFNKIDDFSYEKKDEDDLTPASKKNISLEEWTKTWMARSKYPTVFISALTKENFPEMKRMIYDEVMKIHISRFPYNDFLFEYFDNDEENN; this is encoded by the coding sequence ATGCTAGAAAAGAAACAACATAATTACGAAAAGGCAGTTTTGGTGGGCGTTGTTACCCAAAATCAGGATGCTGAAAAATTACAGGAATATATGGACGAGCTGGAGTTTTTGGCTCATACCGCCGGTGCTACTATAGACAGACGGTTTACACAGAATTTAACTCAACCAGATTCAAAAACCTTTGTAGGAAGCGGTAAAGCTCAGGAAATAAAAGAATACGTCAAAGAAAACGGCATCGGAACCATTATTTTTGATGACGAATTATCGCCTTCCCAACTAAAAAATCTTGAAAAAGAAATTGAAGTAAAAATCCTCGACAGAACCAATTTGATCTTAGATATTTTTGCACAAAGAGCTCAAACTTCGTATGCAAGAACTCAGGTAGAACTGGCTCAATACCAATATCTATTGCCCCGACTGAGCAAAATGTGGTCTCACCTTGACAAACAAAAAGGGGGAATCGGGATGCGTGGTCCGGGTGAAACGGAAATTGAAACCGATAGAAGAATTATCCGTGACCGGATTAGTTTGCTGAAAGATAAACTTAAAATCATCGACAAACAGATGGCGACCCAGCGAAACAACCGTGGCAAAGTGGTTCGTGCTGCTTTGGTAGGTTACACAAACGTAGGAAAATCTACTTTGATGAATGCCATTTCCAAATCTGAAGTTTTTGCGGAAAATAAACTTTTTGCAACACTCGATACGACTGTACGAAAAGTGGTGATCGGAAATTTACCTTTCCTTTTGACCGATACCGTTGGATTTATCAGAAAATTGCCGACTCAGCTGGTAGAATCTTTCAAATCTACTTTGGATGAGGTGCGTGAGGCAGATCTGTTGATTCACGTGGTTGATATTTCTCATGAAAGTTTCGACGATCACATCGAATCTGTAAATCAGATTTTAATGGAAATCAATGCCCATCAAAAACCGATGATCATGGTTTTCAATAAAATTGACGATTTCAGTTATGAAAAGAAAGATGAAGACGATCTTACTCCAGCCTCAAAGAAAAATATTTCGCTTGAAGAATGGACGAAAACGTGGATGGCAAGATCGAAATATCCAACCGTATTTATTTCAGCTTTAACAAAAGAAAATTTCCCTGAAATGAAGAGGATGATTTACGATGAGGTGATGAAAATTCATATCTCAAGATTCCCGTACAACGATTTTCTTTTTGAATATTTTGACAATGACGAAGAGAACAACTAA
- a CDS encoding LytR/AlgR family response regulator transcription factor has translation MKREIKCIIVEDDELDRLVLKQHLKGYKNIIVEGVFGSAEEAVSAISSETDVLILDIDLPGITGIELRKICKNVPACIFISSHPEYAIDTFELDTLDFISKPLKAARFDYAMQKLTDFFEMKEKSEGFDALIGENTVKIKDGNEIFQIRISDILYFEALKDYTRIITADKKHCILDSIGNLLQKEHFSNFVRIHRSFAIPKHHIRKKSAHEVEIVQQIKLPIGRAFKANLDFFNP, from the coding sequence ATGAAAAGGGAAATCAAATGCATTATTGTAGAAGACGACGAGCTCGACAGACTGGTTCTGAAACAGCACCTGAAAGGTTATAAAAATATCATCGTTGAAGGAGTTTTCGGGTCTGCTGAAGAAGCGGTTTCTGCAATTTCCTCTGAAACAGATGTTCTTATACTCGATATCGACCTGCCAGGAATAACGGGAATTGAGCTCAGAAAAATCTGCAAAAACGTTCCTGCCTGTATTTTTATCAGTTCACATCCTGAATATGCCATTGATACTTTTGAACTGGATACTTTGGATTTTATTTCCAAGCCTTTGAAAGCCGCCCGTTTCGACTACGCCATGCAAAAGCTTACAGATTTTTTTGAAATGAAAGAAAAATCTGAAGGTTTTGATGCTTTGATTGGTGAAAATACCGTCAAAATAAAAGACGGAAACGAAATTTTTCAGATCAGGATCAGTGATATTCTGTATTTTGAGGCCCTGAAAGATTACACGAGAATTATCACGGCTGATAAAAAGCACTGTATTTTAGATTCTATCGGAAATCTTTTACAGAAGGAGCATTTCAGCAATTTCGTAAGAATTCACAGGAGTTTTGCCATTCCGAAACATCACATCAGAAAAAAATCGGCGCATGAGGTTGAGATTGTTCAGCAAATTAAACTTCCGATTGGCAGGGCTTTTAAAGCTAATTTAGATTTTTTTAATCCTTAA
- a CDS encoding beta strand repeat-containing protein has product MKKLLLSAGLLLGSIWISAQAPEKMSYQAVMRNSGGQLLLNQNIAVRVSVLQSTPTGTVVYSERLTGTTNANGLVSLEIGSGTVLSGTFAGINWASGNYYLKTETDPSGGTAYSIAGTSQLLSVPYAMYAKTAGGTSGGGLTLPYAATVNNAATLFSLTNDGDGTSLEGVNNTTTSSIAAVRGVVNSTAPGGFSSAVRGINNGTGGLGIGTWGSQNGSGWGVYGVTPNGLGIYGNSSGAGTGVYANSNTGTGLTATSTNGIAASISIFNNANNNNVLNANTLGNGTVVNVSTTGTGAGVVSNSGSGFAIHGITSAQTSAGVIADNNGAGEAVVGRNTSDIAGAVVGRNDGGGYGVRGFVSGNTTGTSVGVFGQVGLNSGKGRAGRFVNTNTNNDKNTFEVESNGAGNIPDNTLGNVSSFLNTNTNSVSAAVRGEVKTIFANFGAAGIFGVSSGTGGFGGLFYSSNATGNGAALVALTDGNGNAITANAGKNGNAVEANIDGTGRAIYGWTPSFGLGKAAEFRHFNASNTNDVVTAITIGNGNAGNFKVDRTSGTSAAVKGEVNSIFANFGTAGIYGISSGTGGYAGLFHASNPAGNGPALIAIADGNGNGVTANASGLGDGVEATADGTGSAIYGWIPNFSSGRAARFTNFNTGNTNPVITAEQRSGGNIALFRAGSTPANVARIDATGKGFFNGGTQNSGADLAEAFDVEGKTSEYEPGDILVISTDTDRTVEKSSKPYSTLVAGVYATKPGVLLTEENIDSELISKVPMGVVGVIPTKVCLEGGKIKRGDFIVTSSKSGIAMKGNPKKVKIGQVIGKALQDYDQNGIGKIKVLVNIK; this is encoded by the coding sequence ATGAAAAAACTTTTACTATCAGCCGGGCTACTGCTTGGCTCCATTTGGATATCGGCTCAGGCTCCTGAAAAAATGAGCTATCAGGCTGTAATGAGAAATTCGGGAGGTCAACTTCTTCTAAATCAAAATATTGCTGTACGTGTAAGTGTTTTGCAAAGCACGCCAACAGGAACCGTTGTGTATTCTGAAAGACTTACGGGAACTACCAATGCCAACGGTTTGGTGAGTCTGGAAATCGGCTCGGGAACAGTTTTATCCGGAACATTTGCAGGTATCAACTGGGCTTCAGGAAATTATTATCTTAAAACAGAGACAGATCCATCGGGAGGAACGGCTTATTCCATAGCAGGTACAAGTCAGCTTTTAAGTGTTCCCTATGCAATGTATGCCAAAACAGCAGGGGGAACTTCCGGAGGCGGTTTAACCTTGCCTTATGCAGCAACTGTAAATAATGCAGCAACTCTGTTTTCTCTGACTAATGATGGTGACGGAACTTCTTTGGAAGGTGTAAATAACACTACAACATCAAGCATTGCCGCCGTTCGGGGTGTAGTAAACAGCACAGCTCCGGGAGGATTTTCTTCTGCGGTACGAGGTATCAATAATGGAACAGGAGGTTTGGGAATAGGAACATGGGGCTCACAAAATGGCAGCGGTTGGGGAGTTTATGGTGTAACGCCAAATGGTCTGGGAATTTATGGAAATTCCTCAGGTGCAGGAACTGGTGTGTATGCAAACAGCAATACCGGAACGGGACTTACTGCGACCAGCACAAACGGAATCGCGGCAAGTATTTCAATTTTTAATAATGCAAATAATAACAATGTTCTTAATGCCAATACATTAGGAAACGGAACGGTAGTCAATGTATCTACCACAGGTACAGGGGCTGGCGTTGTGAGTAATTCGGGATCAGGTTTTGCCATCCATGGAATTACTTCTGCGCAGACTTCTGCCGGTGTTATTGCCGATAATAACGGAGCGGGTGAAGCAGTAGTAGGTAGAAATACAAGTGACATCGCAGGAGCAGTAGTTGGTAGAAATGATGGTGGGGGCTATGGCGTAAGAGGTTTTGTCTCAGGAAATACCACAGGAACCAGCGTCGGAGTATTTGGGCAGGTAGGTCTTAATTCCGGGAAAGGTAGAGCCGGACGTTTTGTCAATACAAATACCAATAACGATAAAAATACTTTTGAGGTAGAATCAAACGGGGCTGGAAACATTCCGGATAACACATTAGGGAATGTTTCATCTTTTCTTAATACCAATACAAACAGCGTAAGTGCGGCAGTAAGAGGTGAAGTAAAAACAATCTTTGCAAACTTTGGTGCCGCAGGTATATTTGGAGTGTCGTCCGGAACCGGGGGATTTGGAGGTCTTTTTTATTCTTCCAATGCTACAGGAAACGGTGCCGCTTTGGTAGCTCTCACTGATGGAAACGGAAATGCTATCACAGCAAATGCCGGAAAAAACGGAAATGCAGTAGAAGCCAATATTGATGGCACAGGGCGCGCAATCTACGGTTGGACACCATCTTTCGGTCTGGGTAAAGCTGCAGAATTCAGACATTTTAATGCATCAAATACAAACGATGTGGTAACAGCTATAACAATTGGAAATGGAAATGCCGGAAACTTTAAAGTCGACAGAACATCAGGTACTTCTGCTGCTGTAAAAGGCGAAGTAAATTCGATATTTGCTAATTTCGGAACTGCCGGAATATACGGTATTTCATCAGGAACAGGAGGTTATGCCGGGCTGTTTCACGCTTCAAATCCAGCAGGTAATGGTCCTGCTTTAATAGCCATTGCTGATGGAAACGGAAATGGAGTGACAGCTAATGCGAGTGGTCTTGGAGATGGTGTAGAAGCAACGGCAGACGGAACAGGTTCAGCAATTTACGGATGGATTCCTAATTTTTCGAGCGGTCGTGCTGCAAGATTTACAAATTTTAATACAGGAAATACAAATCCTGTAATCACTGCAGAGCAGAGAAGCGGAGGGAACATTGCGTTATTCAGAGCGGGAAGCACACCTGCGAATGTTGCCAGAATTGATGCTACCGGAAAAGGTTTTTTCAACGGGGGAACTCAAAATAGCGGTGCCGATTTGGCGGAAGCATTCGATGTGGAAGGAAAAACTTCAGAATACGAACCGGGAGATATTCTTGTTATATCAACTGATACAGACAGAACAGTGGAGAAATCATCAAAACCATATTCAACTTTGGTGGCTGGAGTTTATGCTACAAAACCAGGTGTTCTTTTAACAGAAGAAAATATAGATTCTGAGTTGATAAGTAAGGTTCCAATGGGTGTAGTAGGTGTAATTCCTACAAAAGTCTGCCTGGAAGGTGGAAAAATCAAGAGAGGAGATTTTATTGTAACCTCTTCAAAATCCGGAATAGCAATGAAAGGCAATCCTAAAAAAGTGAAAATCGGACAGGTCATCGGAAAAGCCCTTCAGGACTACGATCAAAACGGAATCGGTAAAATTAAAGTATTGGTAAACATTAAATAA
- a CDS encoding type II toxin-antitoxin system RelE/ParE family toxin yields the protein MTKVVWSDLAKRNLRKTVDYLFENWSLREVKNFKSKISILTDNISGYTSIFPKSKILNLRKCFVDKNNALIYLFENNIIYIVTIVNSRSLNQY from the coding sequence ATGACTAAGGTTGTCTGGTCGGATTTAGCAAAACGAAATCTCAGAAAGACAGTCGATTATTTATTTGAAAACTGGAGTTTAAGAGAGGTTAAAAACTTTAAATCTAAAATCAGTATTCTTACAGACAATATTTCAGGATATACCTCAATTTTTCCAAAATCTAAAATTCTGAACCTCAGAAAATGCTTTGTAGATAAAAATAATGCCTTAATTTACTTATTTGAAAATAACATTATTTATATTGTGACAATTGTTAACAGCAGATCGTTAAATCAGTATTGA
- a CDS encoding T9SS type A sorting domain-containing protein translates to MKIFYSLKFAPILLFIGTGVQAQKAVLVTGSNASGASGSVSYSVGQVDFNHKGSGLPMMEGVQQSYEIITLAVNSAVANTEGIKLYPNPFQDFIYLDFPVKDYKDAEIQLFDSSGKLLRTEKIQNSKSEFNFSSLPSAMYLFNIVEKGRSIKSFKIIKK, encoded by the coding sequence ATGAAAATTTTTTACTCACTAAAATTTGCTCCTATTCTGTTGTTCATTGGCACGGGTGTTCAGGCTCAGAAGGCTGTTCTGGTCACAGGATCAAATGCTTCAGGCGCTTCGGGATCTGTTTCCTACAGTGTCGGACAAGTCGATTTTAATCACAAAGGCAGCGGTCTGCCGATGATGGAGGGCGTGCAGCAAAGTTACGAGATCATCACGCTGGCAGTAAACAGTGCTGTTGCAAATACCGAAGGCATTAAACTTTATCCCAACCCTTTTCAGGATTTCATTTATCTGGATTTTCCCGTGAAGGATTATAAGGATGCTGAAATTCAGCTTTTCGATTCTTCCGGAAAACTTTTAAGAACAGAGAAAATTCAGAATTCAAAATCTGAATTTAATTTTTCTTCACTTCCTTCAGCGATGTATTTATTCAATATTGTAGAGAAGGGAAGAAGTATCAAATCATTCAAAATAATCAAAAAATAA
- a CDS encoding S46 family peptidase — translation MKRIFLLFTFLLSFAQMRADEGMWLLMLVKRLNGVDMQKEGLHLTPEEIYSVNNSSLKDAIVSFGGFCTGEIVSDRGLIFTNHHCGYGAVAAASTPAKDYLKDGFWAMKDKDEFNAKDLYVRFLVRMDDATQRINSKLNNNMSAAERKAVIDAESKAIQTENSENGKYTVVVRDFFNGNEFYYFVYQDYKDIRLVGAPPSSLGKFGGDTDNWEWPRHTADFTVFRVYADAAGNPAEFSPSNVPLKPKHSLPVSLKGIKPGDFSMILGYPGRTNRYLTSYGIDQMVNKDYPAWVAASKLAMDVMKKYMDKDKTTQLAYASQYASVANYWKNRQGTIDAVIKNGTITDKQNVENTFRTWAVQPANIENEMVLDEIKTYYKQTSDRNVERNYASLLTRNSKYFSVALQLSSLLNSYAAQDLAGRVAMKPKVEDAIKQTYESINTQLEGEMMNSMVNLYQTKVKADVASPTLMALDAKNLSNIAFSSIFANKTSATNFLLNPDRVKLDADPLLKIARGIMADQKASAERFVKIDDNFAKNNRLFLAGLMKAMPEKKFYPDANSTMRLTYGQIDTLPLRDDRNYFGVTDNYYTTMEGLVGKYKPKDEEFDLPQRVLALQGAKDYGMYADKAGYLPVNFLSNNDITGGNSGSPVIDGDGNLIGIAFDGNSEALSGDIVFEKEWQKTISVDVRFVLWTIDKYAGARRIVDELKLVKDENTPADTGKSKVPTKAPVKKKK, via the coding sequence ATGAAAAGAATATTTTTATTATTCACTTTCTTACTGAGTTTCGCTCAGATGAGAGCTGATGAAGGAATGTGGCTTCTGATGCTTGTCAAGAGACTTAATGGTGTTGATATGCAGAAAGAAGGTCTGCATCTTACTCCGGAAGAGATTTATTCTGTAAACAATTCAAGCCTTAAAGATGCTATTGTAAGCTTCGGAGGATTCTGTACAGGAGAAATCGTTTCAGACAGAGGTCTTATTTTTACTAATCACCACTGTGGTTATGGTGCTGTAGCTGCGGCTTCAACGCCTGCCAAAGATTATCTGAAAGATGGTTTTTGGGCAATGAAAGACAAAGACGAGTTTAATGCTAAAGATCTATACGTAAGATTTTTGGTGAGAATGGATGATGCTACGCAAAGAATCAATTCAAAATTAAACAACAATATGTCTGCTGCTGAGAGAAAAGCAGTAATTGATGCTGAAAGCAAAGCAATTCAGACAGAAAATTCAGAAAATGGAAAATATACAGTTGTAGTAAGAGATTTCTTCAACGGAAATGAGTTTTATTATTTTGTATATCAGGATTATAAAGACATCAGATTGGTGGGTGCACCACCTTCATCTTTAGGTAAATTTGGTGGAGATACAGACAACTGGGAATGGCCAAGACATACTGCAGACTTTACGGTTTTCAGAGTATATGCTGATGCCGCAGGTAATCCTGCAGAATTTTCTCCAAGCAACGTTCCTTTAAAGCCTAAGCATTCGCTTCCGGTTTCTTTGAAGGGAATTAAGCCTGGTGATTTCTCAATGATCTTAGGATATCCAGGTAGAACAAACCGTTACCTTACTTCTTACGGTATTGATCAGATGGTGAATAAAGACTATCCGGCTTGGGTAGCTGCTTCAAAACTGGCGATGGATGTAATGAAGAAGTACATGGATAAAGACAAAACCACACAGTTGGCTTACGCTTCTCAGTACGCTTCAGTAGCAAATTACTGGAAAAACAGACAGGGAACAATTGATGCCGTAATCAAAAACGGAACAATTACAGACAAGCAAAATGTAGAAAATACATTCAGAACATGGGCAGTGCAGCCTGCAAATATCGAGAATGAAATGGTTTTAGATGAAATTAAAACCTATTACAAACAGACTTCAGACAGAAATGTTGAGAGAAACTATGCTTCTCTTTTAACAAGAAATTCAAAATATTTCTCAGTAGCACTTCAGCTTTCAAGTTTACTGAACAGCTATGCAGCACAGGATTTGGCCGGAAGAGTGGCTATGAAACCAAAAGTTGAAGATGCAATCAAGCAGACTTATGAAAGCATCAACACCCAACTTGAGGGCGAAATGATGAATTCTATGGTAAATCTTTATCAGACAAAAGTAAAAGCAGATGTTGCATCGCCTACATTAATGGCTCTTGATGCCAAAAATCTTTCAAACATTGCATTTTCTTCGATTTTTGCCAATAAAACTTCAGCTACCAACTTCCTTTTGAATCCTGATCGTGTAAAATTGGATGCAGACCCTTTATTGAAAATTGCAAGAGGAATTATGGCAGATCAAAAAGCTTCAGCTGAGAGATTTGTGAAAATTGATGATAATTTTGCAAAGAACAACAGACTTTTCTTAGCTGGATTAATGAAGGCTATGCCTGAGAAAAAATTCTATCCGGATGCCAACTCTACAATGAGACTTACTTACGGACAGATCGATACATTGCCATTGAGAGACGACAGAAACTACTTCGGAGTTACTGACAACTATTACACTACAATGGAAGGTTTAGTAGGAAAGTACAAGCCGAAGGATGAAGAATTTGATCTTCCTCAAAGAGTTCTGGCACTTCAGGGAGCAAAAGATTACGGAATGTATGCTGACAAAGCGGGTTATCTTCCAGTAAACTTCCTTTCAAACAACGATATTACAGGTGGAAACTCTGGTTCTCCGGTAATCGATGGTGACGGAAACCTAATCGGAATCGCATTCGACGGAAACAGCGAAGCGTTAAGCGGAGACATCGTTTTCGAAAAAGAATGGCAGAAAACCATCAGCGTAGACGTTCGTTTTGTACTTTGGACAATCGATAAGTACGCAGGTGCAAGAAGAATCGTAGACGAGCTGAAATTAGTAAAGGACGAAAACACTCCTGCAGATACAGGAAAGTCTAAAGTTCCAACTAAGGCTCCTGTGAAAAAGAAAAAGTAA